In the Populus trichocarpa isolate Nisqually-1 chromosome 8, P.trichocarpa_v4.1, whole genome shotgun sequence genome, TACTGCGATTACCATATCAAACAACCATTTTACGCACCATAATGAAGTGATGCTATTGGGGCACAATGATAAGTATGTATTGGACTCAGGAATGCAAGTTACTATAGCTTTTAATCACTTCGGTGTAGGGCTGGTCCAGCGTATGCCAAGGTGTAGAAGAGGGTATATACATGTGGTGAACAATGATTTTACAGCTTGGGAGATGTATGCTATCGGTGGTAGTGCAAACCCTACCATAAATAGTCAAGGGAATCGATATACTGCACCAGCCGATGATAATGCCAAAGAGGTTAGTCTACTTTGAAATATTTTGCTTTATTTAAGGGAGGTAGAATATGATTGATTAATGATTTTTGCATGGGACCCTAATGTAAACCTCTTGACTCTTGTTTCGAGGTCAGACGGCGCCTCCCCCCACAATGTTTGTGGCGCGTGTTTGCACGCGCCTTCATTGTGGGAATGCCGGTTGCCATCGCTAGAAATGGCAGGCATGGTTGTGAAATGGTACTCGAGTAAAACTGGACTAAGACTTGGGGGTCTAAGAAAATATTTCCCCATCCTTCAGCCATACGAGCCCTTCCTGCCTCCACAGTACCCTCCCTATGTTTTGTGAATTCCTGTGGCTCGATGGAGTTACTAGTGTAAACAGAATGGAAACAGAACTAAAGCAGGGGGCAACATCCAAGAAAAGCAAGCTGTTACCCcgttataatttaatttaaaccacCGTCAGCTTGAGACCTGAGAGTGATGTCTTTAGCGCCTCCGCCGGCCATTAGATACATTACAAAATTCCCTGCCTATAGTACAATCTCTGacggtgattttttttaaaaatttttataggTAACAAAGAGGGTGGACACAAACGAGGGAGAGTGGGCAGATTGGAATTGGAGAACAGACGAGGACATCTTGGTAAATGGAGCCTTCTTTGTGCCCTCAGGAGCTGGTTTGAGTGAGCAATATAGCAAAGCCTCCAGCGTGGAACCCAGGTCTGCTAGGTTAATTACAGAACTCACCATGAATGCTGGTGTCTTTGGTGACCCCAGGTAAGCTCTTCTTGACCCCACTATGTTCCCTGTTTCAACTTTTTGGACACTTTTGTCCATCTCAGATCCTTGCTATTAACTGAATTACCGACCATCatggaattctttttttttttttttagagatgcTACCCTTTGCCATTACCATGTGTATTTAAAGTTGTCCACGGAGGCTTTATGTGCCTGTGCAAATTTTTATTAGCGAAGAAAAATGTGCATGTGTGCAAATTCCCTAGAGATAATTTTAAGGAGACCCACCTAGGACTGGTTAAGGTGATTTATGACTGTCTGGAGTGTCgataccttttgtttttagatgtctgtttttttttttttttttccaatgtttTTACatggttttgatataaaaaaaattaaaaaaaaattaatttttttaaaaacactatatattataataacaaatagtGGGTGTAAGTTTTTATGttacaatttactttttaaaattgtttttcattttaaaaaatataaaatttagataattttaaattaatatttttttaaaatgtttttaaatagcTTCAAcgtttcaatataaaaaaatctaataaatatatttttaatatatttgtttttgtaaaaatatgtACCATACATATACTTATGTCCTGGAGTGTAGTTAAActgtcattttaaaaaaatttaattttttttagttgatgtaagaaataaaatttaaaaaataaaaatattattttaatatatttttaaataaaaaaaactttaaaaatacaattcctaaacttttctttcctttatcaGTTAGGTGCAGCTTTCTATCGAATATGTGTGGGCCAATTCAATTGTTCTTCTTATCACATTGTGGGTCCCGCTTATGAAAGCAGGTGTGACATCAGTATTGTAAAAGGAGCTTTCCATGTGAGCTGGTTGATGTGCTATGATATCTCATGCTTGACTTTTGCTTGTTATGCCCTTTTAGCTTTTCCACTGCCTCTCGTAGATCCATGTGGCCAGCAGCTTAGGCAAATGTAGACTTTGCTGACTGGCAATCAATGTAGTCACGTCAATGATCATGCTGCTAAACTGAAAGTAGAGTCCCAAgaataataaatcaatttagttacaatatatatatatacatatatttatttatttatttatttaacaaccataaaatttaaatctgaGACCATAAAAAATTCTAGTCGTAAGGACATAGGTAAGCCCCGCAGTCTGCCCTTAATAATATCATGCGAGACCCATTGCAGCTATAATCTTTTCTTCTCCATAGGTGGTCACTCGGATTTGCTAACTTTGTTTTCCTGAAAAGTGAAAGGCAAATTAGCATGTTTTCCAGAAGGGTTTAAGCCATGGTTACTCCTCTGGGTTGCGTCATTGTTCTGTGACTGTTTCATTTGGACCGCGCCATGACCCAGATGCTGACACAGCTGGACCATGGGCGAGACTAGATAGGTCATTTGCACCATATGCGGCTTCCCCCACCACCTATCCTTTAAAGCCATTGGGTATTTGAGCCAGCTAGCGTTATACAGAATTGTGGATCCTTGTCCTTATGGAGCTTGTTACGTGTATTTTATAATAGTGTATCTGCTGTTAGATTCATTATTAAGCATAATTTTCTGTTGAATCAAATGTCATCATTTGGTCTTTACGATAATATATTGTCTGGTTGGTTTTCAATCACTTACACAGAGATGATAGCGGGGGCATTTCTAATCCTGGATTCAGCGGTGCTGGGACCAGTACTGTCACGCCCACCACCGGCACTCAAGGGACGGGGGCCGGTGGCGGTACTGATGGCGACTACTTTGGAATGATATTCGGCAGCGGCTCTTCACTACCCCGACCTCCCACATCTATTAGCTTaatctttttgtctcttctaaTTATTCTAGCTTTGAGCACCATCACCAACAATGGTGCCTTGTTATCTTTCCCCTTATTGTCATTATAGAAGTCAGGAAAATATTTGTCATCAATATTAAgatgtaaagagaaaaaaaaattcatcacaaGCAGTTTGATTCCATTGCAAGCCCCACCGATTATCACAATTGTATATAATAACATCAAAAGATCAATGATTTGAGCCCCGTTATGTAAGgtcaagaaaaagaacaaaaattatgtCTGGTCATCTGTCCATTCTATGCTCAGCTAAAGCaccaagtttttgaaagaaagttTTGGGAGGGGATAGGGCAAGGACGGTTGAGGTGGCATTTCGGATTCAATGTCAATTTcagaatatttttgttttccttttcgtTCGTCCTGTTCTACTTGCTCTTTGGTCCGTgttattttcatgaattaatacAGCACAAATTTTAAAGTGGGGTATTCTTGTTGTCGGAGAAAATTGCCAAAATCGACCTCGtagattttagttttatattttgctATGAGAATCTCCATGTCAGACACAGAAAGAGGACCCAAAAAGAACACCAAAATTATTGGCAACCAAGAGTCGCCGTCTGTGGGAATCGAACCCACGACCACATGGTTAAAAGCCATGCGCTCTACCAGCTGAGCTAAGACGGCTGGCTGATCTTTGTTGCAGAAAACAATTACTTGTTCTAATAAGAAGAATTTCCTGAACAAGATCGCTTGCCCTTTTCATTTGGCAAGCATCAAATATACTCGGAGCGATATTAATTTTGCATCCGAGCTAatttttactaattaaaaaatttgttaggatcacttaataaaaatcattaagttttttttatatatataaaataatatgtaatttagatgaaaatatggatatcattttttaattgataatttctaataatttaggattaaaatcgagataaagaattattttatgataaaatttagaTTGAGTATATAGTTAACGCCGgttttcccttttcattttctggATAACATATCTAAGGGTACTTTTCAGTTTTCAGGATACATTTACTGGTTTTCTAGTTGAAAGCGAGCCCATCAAAATGAGATTTTCCAATTCAAAAAGGGCCCACAAAGTTTATTGGAAGAAGCCCATACCTAATGGCCCATGAGGAATTGTAACGATAAATCACCCAAGGGGCTATCCTATCCAACTCCGAGGGTGAGTATCGAACCTGGATAGGCCCGCCCCGACATCATCCCCTCATGGGTTAAGGCATTGTTGAACAGTAGGGCTCATCTTCCTGCCTGAACCCTGTCTTCTTTGGAGTTTGttaacaaaatcaaactaaacttTCAAACATCATAAACAATGTTTCTGTTAAGTTTATGAGACATGAAACACCGGCAAAATCTGAAATATGCACGTGCCAATTATGGATACCAATGTCGTGGTTTTACTTGCAAACCTAGAAGGCAGATTCTGCCATTGCATCAGATCCATACATGCAGATTAAGCTCAATAAGTTTCTGAGAATGAAGCTCGCCATGTTAATGCAATATATGTCCTTCTCAGGTAGCCAAGCTCAGGCACGAAAAACACCAAGCGACAAAGATAATTAACAGGTACGCAGGGCGAAGCTTTAAACAGTAGGTGCTCCATCTTCCTAGTTGAAGCCTGCCTAGGTCATTTCTTGCTTGGCCATATTCTTCTGTAAACTGTTTTATCGTCTGTTTAACCTAATTGAGCACTCAAAAAATCGTTTCCAATGTTATCTGTTGAGCCGATTAAGCTGGACAAGCAAAAGTCTCAAGACAACCATGAATATGAAAGCAATTTTATGATAGAAACCTAGAAGGCATATTTCTGGCACTAGGGAACTATTATAAACATTGCAAAAGTACGGGCTTAAATAACCATTTACATACAAAATACTGTCATAAACTAGAAACCGTCTCCATGATCAATGCTCCAAGAGCAACTCCTTCTGGGAGTACCGGAATTCAAAATGTCAAGGAAACAGAAATTTGAGTCTAGGGCAGAGTTTCAAAAGAAATACCACTGTTAGATCCTTCCTAACCGTGAATAAGACAATAAGCTAATATATACAGCTCCTTTAAACTTCAAAAACTAGATACCATGGCTTCTTTTGCAAAGCAATTACCACCCCCCTTTGCTACTTCCATCATTCCCTTCGTTTCCCCAAGAGCTTGTTGATGCTTTATTACCCCATGGATCAGCCGGCTTACCAGTTTCATTTGCTCCTTTCACCTCTGAAGATTGACCCCAACCAGATGATTGCCCTCCGCCAAAAGCACTTGATTGATTCCAGGTCTTAGCATCGCCTCCATCTCCCAAACCTGCTCCTTTGTCCCCCCAGCCACCAGCTTGAGCATTAGAACTGGGTCCTTTGTTCCAGCCACTCCCTTGGTCATCAGAACCTTCAACGTCTTTGCTTGATTGATTCCAAGAACTTGTTGATGATGCTTTACCACACGGATCAGTTAGTTCCCCGCCTGTATTAGTTCCTTCTTTTCCCTCTGTTGATCCACTCCAACCAGATGATTGGCCTCTGCCAGAAGCACCAGATTGATTCCAGGTCATAGCATCACCCCCAGTCATCCCTGCTTCTCCTGAGCCTGCTCCTTTTGTCCCCCAGCCACCACCTTGAGCACTGGAACCAGGTCCTTTGTTCCAGCCACCCCCTTGATCTTCCGAACCTTTAATTTCTTTGCTTGATTGACTCCAGCCCTCACCAGAAGGATTTGATGACTTCCAGCTGTTTCCTTGACCCCAGGCAGCATCGCTGTTTGCACCAGAAGGTCCTTTGTTCCAGCCACCCCCTTGATCTTCTGAACCTTTAATTTCTTTGCTTGATTTACTCCAGCCCTCACCAGAAGGATTTGATGACTTCCAGCTGTTTCCTTGACCCCAGGCAACATCGCTGTTTGCACAGGTTCCCTTGTTCCAACCACCAGCAAGGTCACTGCCACCACTATCTTTGGCCGTTCTTGACTGGTTCCAGCCTGAACCTTGGCTACTCCAACCACCACCTTCATTGCTTGTTCCACCACTTCCAGAATTCCAGCTATTCTGTTGGTGGCCCCTATCACCACCTCCTCGGTTCCAACTGCTTCCACCACCATTATTTTTCCATCCTCCACTGCTATTGTTTGCCCCATTCTTCCAGTCAAAGGTCTTATCTTCAGCAGAATTGTTGTCACTCCAACCACCATTTTGATCCCTCCTTCCTCTGCCTCTACCACCAAAGCCTCCTCTGTCCCCTCTACCTCTAAAGCCCCCTCTGTCTGGACCACCTCTGCCTCCAAATCCACCTCTGTCGGATCTGCCTCTACCTCCAAAACCCCCCCTGTCTGAACCATTTCTACCTCCAAAGCCTCCTCTGTCACCTCTACCTCTAAAACCCCCTCTGTCTGAACCATCCCTACCACCAAAACCACCTCTCCAATTCCCACCACCTGCCCTATTACCACAGGTCTCAGTTTGGTTTTCATCATCACAGGCTACAGAAGCATCCTGGTTACCATCACCATATCTAGAGCTCCAACTGCTTTTCTTGTCCCAACCAGATTCTTGGTTCACATCACTAGATCCAGAGTTCCAATTACTTTTCTTGGCCCAACTAGAACCTTGGTTTGCATCTTTGGACCCAGAGTTCCAGTTGCTTTTGTTGGCCCAACCAGAATCTTGATTTCCATCAGCATTATTGGATTCGGAGTTCCAATTGCCCTTCTTGCCCCAGTCAGAGTCAGCATTTCCACCTACATCACTTGATTCAGATTTCAAATTGCTTTTCTTACCCCAGCTAGAATTCCGGTTTCCATCTATCTCACTGTCCTTTTCAAGTTCAGGAGATTTCTGATTCCAACAGCTTTTACTACCCCAACCAGATGACTGGTTGGCATCTACATGACCAGTTTTATTATCCCAGCTTGATGACTGGTCTCCCTTAGAAGCTTTTGGAGCACCCCAGTCAGACGGCTGGGTGCCAGCCCCACTCATTCCAGTTTTCCATCCAGTTGTATTGTCACCAGTTGAAGCTTTCCCTGAGTTCCACTTGCTGCCTCCACCCCAACTTCCACCTGGTACTTCATCCACAGCAGAAGCACTGTTCCATCCAGAAGACGAGTTCATGCCACTTGATTTGGGTGCTCTCCAACTAGCACCATCATTTTGCCCTTCTGAAGACAGATTAGAAACAAAACCTTTGCTCCCATTGTGACCTTGAGTTTGATCATTGTTCCAGCTCGATTTGTTCCCGCTGTTCCATTTGTCCACACTCCCACCGGTCTCTTTATCTGCTTCCCCACTTTTGTTCCAACCTGATCCACTATCACCCCCAGAAGAAACAGACTTCCATCCACCCTCTCTACTTCCCTCAAACCCCTTGGATTTGCCCCAGCCACCTCCTTGATCATTGCCAGTTGAATTGTTTTCTCCACCTTTCCAACCTGAAGACTGACCATCACCAGAGGATCTTCCTCGGCCAAACTGATCTCTACCACCACGACCACCTCCTCTTCCCCTGCTCCCACCTGAACCATGACCCCCATCAGATGTCTTGTTCCAGCCACCAAACTCTTGATCTCCATCTGGTCTATTCCCATTACCCCAAGATCCCCCCTCTTGTTTACCCCAAGAGGATTCTCCCTGTTTATTCCAAGATCCCCTATCAGAACCAAAGGCCTTTGGCTTATTCCAGCTATCAGTCTGATTCTGGTTACTAGATCCATCTTTATTCCACTCAGTTGCATCTTCACTAAAAAATTTCCCATTGCCCCAACTTGAAGTTTGACCTGCACTATCAGCTTTGTCTTTCATCCAGCCACTTCCTTTATCAGCTTCTGGTTGAGTGCTGCTCCTGCCTGCCTTACCCCAACCCTCAGTTGGCTTTTCGGCGCCATTTTTGCTTTCCCGCTTCTCTGCAGCTTTACCCCAAGAATCATTTTGTGCAGCACCCTTATCTTGTTCTTCTGCAGCTTTACCCCAAGGGTCTCCTCCATCTTGTGATTTCTGTTGATTCCACCCGGTAGTCTTGTTACTCAAGCAGTCCTCTCCTGTGCCAGAGCTTTTATTCTTCTCCCAGGATCCTGCTTCAACTGCATCATTACATTTTCCCCACGAACCCACTTGATTCTTCCCGGTAGCTGCCTCACCCCAGCTGCCATTTTGGTTTCCAATAACAGTCTTTCCTTTGTCCCAAGCAGATGCTGCAGCATCAAAAGAAGATTTTTCATCTCTTAGGATTCCTTGACCCCAGTTATCTCCAGAACCTCTTGAAGAGCCTGGCAGATCTTCATTGGATAAAGTTGCTTTACCCCAGCCCACAGATGCACCACTGCTAGAACCAATGTTAGAAGCAGCTTTGTTCCAAGAGTCAGCTGCAGCTGCACCCCGAGATGAAGTCTGTTTTGCTTTAGCTTGACTCCCCCAAGTATCATCTACACATTCCAAAACATGCAGTTAGCCACTTTGGCGCTTGTTATACATTCATTACAAAAGATATTGCATAATGTATACGTTCATCATGTACTTTGATGCTTCTAACACACTACAATGGCATGGCT is a window encoding:
- the LOC7494923 gene encoding protein RNA-directed DNA methylation 3 isoform X4 — translated: MQKFVDLKSLGTKLQIISAFSIDHVKGYIYIEADKQIDIIEACKGLCSIYSSRMAPVPKNEVSHLLSIRKSCNQVSEGMWARVKNGNYKGDLAQIVAVNDVRKKATVKLIPRIDLQALAQKFGGGLAKKKAAIPAPRLISSSELEEFRPLIQYRRDRDTGKMFEVLDGLMLKDGYLYKRVSIDSLSCLSVLPSEEELLKFKSSENNESENLEWLAQIYVGQKKKRIIGNEKGGEKGEGSSASGQNRFELYDLVCFGRKDFGLIVGMEKDESYKILKHGPEKPDVVTVALRDLKNGPTDMKFTALDHHKKTMSVNDTVKVLEGPLKDRQGIVKQIYRGIIFIYDQNETEDCGYFCSKAQMCEKIKLSFDACYGKDSESGSLGFEDFPSSPKPPLSPKKPWQAKENNRGCMHFNPGDKDGLFSIGQTLRIRVGPLKGYLCQVLAIRYSDVTVKLGSQQKVLTVKSEHLSELRAKSSAMSVSDDPRSSSFKPFDLLGNEGGSGGWTGGAGTSTEGDGWNVGGLSTERTSWSSPGFTLQPETNPVNPSSSVDNEPNKDDTWGSQAKAKQTSSRGAAAADSWNKAASNIGSSSGASVGWGKATLSNEDLPGSSRGSGDNWGQGILRDEKSSFDAAASAWDKGKTVIGNQNGSWGEAATGKNQVGSWGKCNDAVEAGSWEKNKSSGTGEDCLSNKTTGWNQQKSQDGGDPWGKAAEEQDKGAAQNDSWGKAAEKRESKNGAEKPTEGWGKAGRSSTQPEADKGSGWMKDKADSAGQTSSWGNGKFFSEDATEWNKDGSSNQNQTDSWNKPKAFGSDRGSWNKQGESSWGKQEGGSWGNGNRPDGDQEFGGWNKTSDGGHGSGGSRGRGGGRGGRDQFGRGRSSGDGQSSGWKGGENNSTGNDQGGGWGKSKGFEGSREGGWKSVSSGGDSGSGWNKSGEADKETGGSVDKWNSGNKSSWNNDQTQGHNGSKGFVSNLSSEGQNDGASWRAPKSSGMNSSSGWNSASAVDEVPGGSWGGGSKWNSGKASTGDNTTGWKTGMSGAGTQPSDWGAPKASKGDQSSSWDNKTGHVDANQSSGWGSKSCWNQKSPELEKDSEIDGNRNSSWGKKSNLKSESSDVGGNADSDWGKKGNWNSESNNADGNQDSGWANKSNWNSGSKDANQGSSWAKKSNWNSGSSDVNQESGWDKKSSWSSRYGDGNQDASVACDDENQTETCGNRAGGGNWRGGFGGRDGSDRGGFRGRGDRGGFGGRNGSDRGGFGGRGRSDRGGFGGRGGPDRGGFRGRGDRGGFGGRGRGRRDQNGGWSDNNSAEDKTFDWKNGANNSSGGWKNNGGGSSWNRGGGDRGHQQNSWNSGSGGTSNEGGGWSSQGSGWNQSRTAKDSGGSDLAGGWNKGTCANSDVAWGQGNSWKSSNPSGEGWSKSSKEIKGSEDQGGGWNKGPSGANSDAAWGQGNSWKSSNPSGEGWSQSSKEIKGSEDQGGGWNKGPGSSAQGGGWGTKGAGSGEAGMTGGDAMTWNQSGASGRGQSSGWSGSTEGKEGTNTGGELTDPCGKASSTSSWNQSSKDVEGSDDQGSGWNKGPSSNAQAGGWGDKGAGLGDGGDAKTWNQSSAFGGGQSSGWGQSSEVKGANETGKPADPWGNKASTSSWGNEGNDGSSKGGW